The proteins below are encoded in one region of Conger conger chromosome 17, fConCon1.1, whole genome shotgun sequence:
- the lrrc3 gene encoding leucine-rich repeat-containing protein 3 has protein sequence MEEVFLLLRGCVVLAVLLCPVCTACPKSCRCTERGGLVVQCASRNLETIPVDLPRDTVALLLGSNRITHVPARAFRGLPRLQELDLSHNAIVELEPGAFQGLSEGLRSLDLSHNLLRSLPKQAFSQLQARLRLSHNPWHCECGLQEALRELSLDPETAGELRCLSATQEQYAGQPLVQLLDSGANFCSFPQRTTDLPMLLTMLGWFSMVIAYVVYYVRHNQEDARRHLEYLKSLPSTSQISKDFDTISTVL, from the coding sequence ATGGAGGAGGTCTTTCTCCTGCTCAggggctgtgtggtgctggcggtgctgctgtgtcctgtgtgcACTGCCTGCCCCAAGAGCTGCCGCTGCACGGAGAGGGGCGGCCTGGTGGTACAGTGCGCCTCCCGAAACTTGGAGACCATCCCGGTGGATTTACCGCGAGACACGGTGGCCCTGCTGCTGGGCTCCAACCGCATCACCCACGTCCCCGCCCGGGCCTTCCGGGGCCTTCCGCGACTGCAGGAGCTGGACCTCTCCCACAACGCCATCGTGGAGCTGGAGCCGGGCGCCTTCCAGGGCCTGTCTGAGGGCCTGCGCTCTCTCGACCTCTCCCACAACCTTCTCCGCAGCCTGCCCAAGCAGGCCTTCTCACAGCTCCAGGCCCGGCTCCGGCTGTCCCACAACCCGTGGCACTGCGAGTGCGGGCTCCAGGAGGCCCTGCGCGAGCTGAGTCTGGACCCCGAGACGGCCGGGGAGCTCCGCTGCCTGTCCGCCACCCAGGAGCAGTATGCCGGCCAGCCCCTAGTGCAGCTGCTGGACTCGGGGGCCAACTTCTGCTCCTTCCCCCAGCGCACCACCGACCTGCCCATGCTGCTCACCATGTTGGGCTGGTTCTCCATGGTCATCGCCTACGTGGTCTACTACGTACGGCACAACCAGGAGGATGCCAGGAGGCACCTGGAGTACCTCAAGAGCCTGCCCAGCACCTCTCAGATCAGCAAGGACTTTGACACCATCAGCACCGTACTCTag